The Topomyia yanbarensis strain Yona2022 chromosome 3, ASM3024719v1, whole genome shotgun sequence nucleotide sequence CGATCTAGTTATGCAAAAAATCGGAACAAAAAACGTAAATCTGCCGGTAATCGTTTCCTCCAGAATGCGAAAGGATTTGGCCGGAAGCATAGTTTTGGGCGCGGTGCCGAGTTGGAACAGGAAGAATATAATTATTTCCTGGAAATTCTGGAGGCATTGAACGGGATGACTGGTGACGACACCGAAGAACGATCAACGATGGCAAACAACGTGTACGCGCAAATCAGAGATAAAGAGATCAAGGCGTGCTCCAATCAGCTGAGCAGTCGAGTTCTAGATAATTTATTAGGCTTTACCGACGAAGAGACGCTACAACATGTAATGACAGTTTTCGGAGAAAACTTTCGGGTGGTGTGCTGTGACAAATTTGCTTCGCATGTACTACAAAAAACATTATTTATAGCCGTTCTACGATGTATTGGCGAAATGCAAGTAGATGAAGATAAGGACGC carries:
- the LOC131691613 gene encoding uncharacterized protein LOC131691613, translated to MDEEQITAAAYNDRSSYAKNRNKKRKSAGNRFLQNAKGFGRKHSFGRGAELEQEEYNYFLEILEALNGMTGDDTEERSTMANNVYAQIRDKEIKACSNQLSSRVLDNLLGFTDEETLQHVMTVFGENFRVVCCDKFASHVLQKTLFIAVLRCIGEMQVDEDKDASECRKKRKSDVGREMDYNLVMDFSPGHRRVCGKFVKKVAKFLLNNLEEFVWD